In Schistocerca gregaria isolate iqSchGreg1 chromosome 9, iqSchGreg1.2, whole genome shotgun sequence, a single genomic region encodes these proteins:
- the LOC126292144 gene encoding serine/threonine-protein phosphatase 6 regulatory ankyrin repeat subunit B-like has translation MGLSLHKAAESGDVRGLQGLLDSGVDVDHEDQHRQTALHKAAERGHEEAVVLLLRAGADPSLCNTWGRAPLHLAAREGHKRALRFLIRAGAAINAVDSWQRSPLHLAAMNGHDKCVRHLLKAGADAEVADNWGRTALHMAAKDGREPTVWWLLHCGADSGAADSWGRTALHLAAKQGHEQTVRCLLYMGANHSPRDSWQRTPLHLAAKNGHVECGKCLLSARADLGAVDNWQRTPLHLAAEKGSGQSIPWLVRSGANVNARDGWQMTPLHVAVINGKDMAVLNLLCMGADATLWDMWLSTPLDLATANRDEVLISMLMHAQGNAGIYAMDHN, from the coding sequence ATGGGTTTGAGTCTCCACAAGGCAGCAGAGTCTGGGGACGTGAGAGGACTGCAGGGCCTGCTAGATTCGGGGGTTGATGTGGACCACGAAGACCAGCACAGGCAGACAGCACTCCACAAGGCTGCGGAGAGAGGCCACGAGGAGGCCGTCGTGCTGTTACTGAGAGCTGGCGCAGATCCCAGTCTCTGCAACACCTGGGGGAGGGCGCCACTGCACCTGGCGGCCAGGGAGGGCCACAAGCGTGCTCTCAGGTTCCTGATCAGGGCCGGGGCAGCCATCAATGCGGTCGACTCATGGCAGCGCTCTCCTCTCCACCTGGCAGCCATGAACGGCCATGACAAGTGTGTCAGGCACCTGCTAAAGGCAGGGGCCGACGCCGAGGTCGCTGACAACTGGGGGAGGACGGCTCTGCACATGGCGGCGAAGGACGGGCGCGAACCCACCGTGTGGTGGCTCCTGCACTGCGGGGCAGACTCTGGTGCTGCAGACAGCTGGGGGAGGACAGCGCTGCACCTGGCAGCCAAGCAGGGCCACGAGCAGACGGTCAGGTGCCTCCTCTACATGGGTGCCAATCATAGCCCTCGCGACAGCTGGCAGCGGACTCCACTCCACCTGGCAGCCAAGAATGGCCACGTGGAGTGTGGGAAATGCCTGCTGTCGGCGAGGGCTGACCTCGGCGCCGTCGACAACTGGCAGCGAACTCCTCTTCACCTGGCAGCGGAGAAAGGCTCTGGGCAGAGCATCCCCTGGCTGGTCCGATCCGGGGCCAATGTTAACGCGAGGGATGGTTGGCAGATGACGCCTCTGCATGTGGCAGTAATAAATGGGAAAGATATGGCCGTCTTGAACCTCCTGTGCATGGGTGCTGATGCTACATTGTGGGATATGTGGCTTAGTACACCTTTGGACTTGGCAACTGCCAATCGTGATGAAGTCCTCATTTCGATGTTGATGCATGCACAAGGAAACGCTGGAATCTACGCTATGGACCACAATTAA